In Fusobacteriaceae bacterium, the genomic window TGAGCCATCACGATATCCTGGGCGACGGTATTCTGGAACTGACCGACGTCAAATCCTCCCCCTATCCCGGCACCTCCGTCGTTCCCGATTACTGCCGGGCCACCTATGACCGAAGACTGCTGGTTGGAGAAACGCCGGAGGAAGTCATCGCCCCCATCCAGCAATTGCTAAAGAAACTGTCGGCCGAAGATCCCCAACTGAAGGCGGAAGTTTCCTACGCCAAAGGCGTTGAAAACTGCTGGACAGGCGAAAAAATAGAGGGAGAACGCTTTTTCCCGGGCTGGCTCTTTTCCGAAAACGAAGCCTATATACAAAAGGCGCTCCACGCCCTTCAGGAAATCGGCCAGACGCCTACGATTACCCATTACAATTTCTGCACCAACGGTTCCCACTACGCGGGGGAAGCGGGCATCAAAACAATCGGCTACGGCCCTTCCCGGGAGAATCTCGCCCACACCATAGACGAATACGCGGAACTGGAAAGTCTCTATGACGTGGCGGAAGGATATTATGCGATTTTAAAAGCTTATTTGTCGGAATGACAAAGGAGGAAAATCATGAACCGGACCCAAATCATCGCTCTCGTTATTATCCTCGTCTACATGACCGCAACGGTGGTCATCGGTCTTTACGCCTCCAAAGCGGGCGCCGGAAAGAAAAAGCAAAGCAACGACGATTTTCTCATGGCAAGCAAATCCCTGGGCCCCGTGGTCCTGGCCGGAACCCTCTTCGCCTCCAATACCGGCGGCGCAAGCACGACCGGCATCGCCACAAACGTCTTCCAGTACGGGCTTTCTTCCGCCTGGTACGTCATCGCGGGGGGCGTCGGCTTTGTCCTCGTTTCCTTTATCGCCCCTTATTTCCGCAGAGCCCAGGCCAACACGGTTCCGCAGATTATCAGTCTGCGCTACGGCAAGGCTTCCCACATCTTTACGGCGGTCACCTCGATTCTCGCGCTCTTTATGGCTACAGGGGCGCAGATTCTGGCGACGGCGTCCATCATCAACGTCGTGACCGGTTTCAACTTCCGGACCGCGGCCATTGTCAGCACCGTGGTCGTCATTCTCTATACCATGGTGGGCGGTTATAAATCCGTGACGGCCACGAACCTTATGCACGTCCTCTTCATCACGGTCGGCATGGCCGTCGCCATGTTCATCATGGTAAATAACAAGGCAATCGGCGGCTTCTCGGCGCTCTTTGCCAAAGCCTCAGCCGCTACCAATGCCAACGGCGCGCCCATGAACTTTCTCAGCATGACGAAAATCGGAGCTACGACCATCTTCGGCTATATCGCCATGTA contains:
- a CDS encoding sodium:solute symporter family protein, which codes for MNRTQIIALVIILVYMTATVVIGLYASKAGAGKKKQSNDDFLMASKSLGPVVLAGTLFASNTGGASTTGIATNVFQYGLSSAWYVIAGGVGFVLVSFIAPYFRRAQANTVPQIISLRYGKASHIFTAVTSILALFMATGAQILATASIINVVTGFNFRTAAIVSTVVVILYTMVGGYKSVTATNLMHVLFITVGMAVAMFIMVNNKAIGGFSALFAKASAATNANGAPMNFLSMTKIGATTIFGYIAMYFMTFPTGQEIVQTYCSAKDGKSAKLGSVLAGLVSATYAIVPALIGLMAYVCIDGYAADGAQKNALATATITFAPSVIAGIVLAAIVAATMSSASGNMIGTATMFTNDIFVPYINGGVKDDKKEIWISKTAMLVVGTAGLFIALAASNVISVMMGAFALRSAGPFAAFICGLFYKNVTKRAGFISIVAGTLVAAIWIYALKTPWGLNAMVPGGIVAFIVIFTVSALDRSAGVAPAPEIKFENI